The Helianthus annuus cultivar XRQ/B chromosome 16, HanXRQr2.0-SUNRISE, whole genome shotgun sequence genome includes a window with the following:
- the LOC110919616 gene encoding FK506-binding protein 5-like, whose amino-acid sequence MVAGDGGGGWRMAAVAGGGEGGAEYYRNVINDDTYAKRHEKEIRYAMTSCLRKRDEERMKKSVEEMVNNLRKVAEEVNTEAVEVEVAKEIKSEEVVENEKVEKAVIEEQQIGEDEKKEEEEVKNENVEAGDAGDEVSAEEKLNDADQKQTETATNTEVPITEVLNKNKDCEIGGWSSLAQQEEEIGAGPWFG is encoded by the exons ATGGTGGCGGGTGACGGTGGTGGCGGTTGGCGGATGGCtgcggtggcgggtggcggcgaagGAGG AGCCGAATACTACAGAAATGTGATCAATGATGACACGTATGcaaaaaggcatgaaaaggaGATTAGATATGCTATGACATCGTgtctgagaaaaagggatgaagagagaatgaagaagagtgttgaagaAATGGTGAACAATCTGAGGAAAGTTGCTGAAGAAGTTAACACAGAAGCTGTTGAAGTTGAGGTTGCGAAGGAAATCAAAAGTGAAGAGGTTGTTGAGAATGAAAAGGTTGAGAAAGCTGTTATTGAAGAACAACAGATTGGAGAAGatgagaagaaagaagaagaagaagtaaagAATGAGAATGTGGAAGCTGGTGATGCTGGTGATGAAGTCAGTGCTGAAGAAAAGTTGAATGATGCTGATCAGAAGCAGACAGAGACTGCAACAAacaccgaggtgccaatcactgag gtgctcaacaaaAACAAAGATTGTGAGATTGGaggttggagcagcctggcacagcAAGAGGAGGAGATTGGTgctggaccctggtttggttga